The genomic segment CTGGTGCACCCCTACCGGCTGGTGTGCCGCTGCGTGTGCCGCCGGTCGATGGGATGCTCCACGTCGTCCGGGAGGGCGACACGCTCGAATCGATCGCTGCCCGGTACGGCGTGACGCCGGACGTCATCACCGGGTACGAGCCCAACGGTGTGCAGCGAGACACTGACCTCGTGCCGAACCGGATGATCATGGTGCCCGGTGGCAAGATGCCGCAGCGCGACCGGGTGATCATGTACACGGTGCAAGAGGGTGATACGCTCTGGAAGATCGCCGAACGTTTCGGCCTCAAGGTACAGACGATCACCTGGGCGAACTCGCTGCCTGATCCAGAGCTGATCTATCCAGGCCAGCAGCTTGCCATTCTGCCGACCGATGGAGTGATGGTGAAAGTCAAGGAAGGCGATACGATCGAGTCGCTGGCCGAGTACTGGGGGGTCGATCCGCAGGTCATCCGCGACTACCCGATGAACGGCATCGGCCCGAACGGCGTGTTGCGCGTCGGGCAGCTGGTCATGATTCCTGGTGGGGAGCCGCCACCACCGCCGCCACCGCCACCTCCGGCGCCTGCCCCGGCGCAGAGCGCCCCGTCGGCGCCGAGCAACCCGCCGGCCCAGCGGCAGGCACCACGCGGCTCGTTCATCTGGCCGACGACGGGCGTGATTACGCAGTACTTCCACGCTGGGCACAACGGCTGGGACATCGCGAACAACATGTACACGCCGATCGTCGCGGCGGACAGTGGAACGGTGATCTTCAGCGGGTGGAACAACTACGGTTTGGGCTATGCCGTCGCGATCGATCATGGCAACGGGTTCGTGACCTGGTACGGGCACATGGCCGAACCGCCACCGGTGCAAGTCGGACAGTGGGTCAACCAGGGGCAGTACATCGGCCCGATGGGGAGCACAGGATACTCGACCGGCCCACACGTCCACTTCATCATCATGTACAACGGGGTCTATCAAGATCCTGGTCTCTACCTCCGGTGACGGTGAGGCCGGTGGGAGGAAGGGCGCGACGATGATTCGACCACTCAGCGCGCTGTTCGGGCTGTTCAGCCGCGATCTCGGTATCGACCTCGGGACGGCGAACACCCTCGTCTACGTGCGCGGTAAAGGGATCGTGATTTCCGAGCCTTCCGTCGTCGCTGTCGACAAGAAGACGCGCCGCGTGCTGGCCGTCGGTGTCGAAGCGAAGGCGATGGTCGGGAAGACGCCGGAATCGATCGTCGCGGTGCGACCGCTCAAGGACGGTGTCATCGCCGATTTCGACACCGTCGAGGTGATGCTCCACTACTTCATCCGCAAGGTGCACGCGCAGCAGCTGCTGACGCCGCATCCCCGTGTGGTGATCGGTATCCCCTCGGGGGTGACCGAGGTCGAGAAGCGGGCAGCCAAGGATGCCGCCTTGAGTGCCGGTGCTCGCGAGGCCTATACGATCGAAGAGCCGATGGCGGCTGCCATCGGCGCGGGATTGCCGATCAATGAGCCAGTCGGAAGCATGATCGTCGATATCGGGGGTGGGACGACTGAAGTCGCGGTGATCTCGCTGGGCGGCATCGTCGTGAACCGGTCGATCCGCGTCGCGGGTGACGAGATCGACGAAGCGATCGTCCAGTGGGCCCGACGCGACCATAACCTGATCATCGGTGAGCGGACCGCGGAGAACGCGAAGATCGCTGCTGGCTCAGCCTAT from the Thermomicrobium sp. 4228-Ro genome contains:
- a CDS encoding rod shape-determining protein, with the protein product MIRPLSALFGLFSRDLGIDLGTANTLVYVRGKGIVISEPSVVAVDKKTRRVLAVGVEAKAMVGKTPESIVAVRPLKDGVIADFDTVEVMLHYFIRKVHAQQLLTPHPRVVIGIPSGVTEVEKRAAKDAALSAGAREAYTIEEPMAAAIGAGLPINEPVGSMIVDIGGGTTEVAVISLGGIVVNRSIRVAGDEIDEAIVQWARRDHNLIIGERTAENAKIAAGSAYPLEEERRVILRGRDVLTGLPKAVEVSSVEIREAIAGPVNQIIEAVRSCVEETPPELLADIMERGIVLAGGGALLMGLDKRLQAELRIPVYLADDPLTCVARGTGRVAEALHLYQRALQGTQQRRTPATTTSTS
- a CDS encoding LysM peptidoglycan-binding domain-containing protein; this encodes MPHQPSPEEQRADAPEVTVRFGWMPEAPVAGASANGHPLEPGVNGRAVEAEGSLPPADGGARVRDVTSRPIALPAQPNGSANRTPVLESLPRSSRRSSAPSAPPSGRSAWRMGRWSLHAAVVCCIVVVALGGGFWRAPLLVSVSAGTDRIAALWDAGYTPGVVAGQAVRLAATDPRIGYLATGGLAVKPDVLVLDTYVTSGGETVYDVSRATGRSVDTLLWANNLVDPGAPLPAGVPLRVPPVDGMLHVVREGDTLESIAARYGVTPDVITGYEPNGVQRDTDLVPNRMIMVPGGKMPQRDRVIMYTVQEGDTLWKIAERFGLKVQTITWANSLPDPELIYPGQQLAILPTDGVMVKVKEGDTIESLAEYWGVDPQVIRDYPMNGIGPNGVLRVGQLVMIPGGEPPPPPPPPPPAPAPAQSAPSAPSNPPAQRQAPRGSFIWPTTGVITQYFHAGHNGWDIANNMYTPIVAADSGTVIFSGWNNYGLGYAVAIDHGNGFVTWYGHMAEPPPVQVGQWVNQGQYIGPMGSTGYSTGPHVHFIIMYNGVYQDPGLYLR